Proteins encoded in a region of the Mucilaginibacter sabulilitoris genome:
- a CDS encoding efflux RND transporter permease subunit: MSLSSVSIKRPVLATVMSVVIVVFGIIGYKFLGVRDFPSVDPPIISVSTSYSGANADVIESQITEPLERAINGVPGIRNLSSNSSVGSSNITVEFDLDADLETAANDVRDKVGQAQRQLPQDIDAPPVVTKADANADNIITLEVSSNTRNINQLDDYAENVLQEGLQTIPGVSAVNIQGQRQYAMRLWIDPSKLTAQGVTATDISAALAKENVELPAGKIEGNNTEVTIRALGKLSTEKDFNDLIIRSDSNRVIRLRDIGYAVLGSANEETIFKESGVPMIGLAIVPQPGANYVQIAKDFYKRLDQIKKDLPPDISVKVALDNTRFINQSISEVQETLIVSFVLVVIIIYLFFRDWLIAFRPLIDIPVSLIGAFFIMYIFGFSINILTLLGIVLATGLVVDDGIVVTENIYKKVEAGMAIRKAAFEGSAEIFFAVVSTSVTLAAVFLPIVFLQGFTGRLFREFAVVVAGAVLISAFVSLSLTPMLNVKLIRKSNKKSKFYEKTEPFFVNMTNSYTETLVKFMKVRWVSFVILAVSLILIGVLVRIIPSELAPLDDRSLLRYSVTGSEGATYEYMTRYMDKVAKLVDDSIPEATVNFEIVSPSFGGRGANTGFGRVGLVPPDERVRTQQQLADWLNKKLSKMPDARAIVVQEQTISGGGSGSKTSLPVQYVIQNQDFEKIRAVLPKFFAEVSKSPVFQGTDVDLKFTKPELRVTTDRDRARDLGVSVDDIAQTLQLYYSAGRLDYFLINGKQYQVIAQVDRANRDQPLDLKSIYLRSTKGGLVQLDNVVKVSEAATPPAIYHFNRYKSATISAGLAPGRTVGDGIKEMDRIAASMLDETFSTALSGPSRDYAEGSSNILFAFGFALLLIYLVLAAQFESFMDPFIVMLTVPLAISGAFISLWLFNQTLNIFSEIGIITLVGLVTKNGILIVEFANQRMEHGVAKYEAAIEAATARLRPILMTSLAVVLGSVPIAFALGAGAKSRVSLGIVIMGGMLFSLVLTLYIIPLMYVIFASKTRVDPDHLPEDVAVEEEKTPNLIENF; the protein is encoded by the coding sequence ATGAGTTTATCCTCAGTTAGTATTAAAAGGCCGGTACTGGCAACAGTAATGTCAGTAGTTATTGTCGTGTTTGGCATTATCGGCTACAAATTTTTAGGGGTACGCGATTTCCCTTCTGTGGATCCGCCAATCATATCAGTATCCACCAGCTATTCTGGCGCAAATGCCGATGTAATTGAATCGCAGATAACCGAGCCGCTTGAACGGGCCATCAATGGTGTGCCGGGTATCCGTAACCTATCGTCCAATAGCTCTGTTGGGTCAAGCAATATCACCGTGGAATTTGACCTGGATGCCGATCTGGAAACGGCTGCCAACGACGTACGCGATAAAGTTGGCCAGGCACAGCGTCAATTGCCACAAGACATAGATGCGCCGCCGGTAGTTACCAAGGCTGATGCTAATGCAGATAACATTATTACCCTGGAGGTTAGCAGTAATACGCGTAATATTAATCAACTGGATGATTATGCCGAAAACGTACTGCAGGAGGGCCTGCAAACTATACCCGGCGTAAGTGCTGTTAACATACAGGGCCAGCGGCAGTATGCCATGCGTTTATGGATAGACCCAAGCAAACTAACCGCACAGGGTGTAACAGCTACCGATATTTCAGCTGCTCTGGCTAAAGAAAATGTGGAACTGCCTGCCGGAAAAATTGAAGGTAATAATACAGAAGTTACCATCAGGGCACTGGGCAAGCTTTCAACTGAAAAAGATTTTAATGATCTTATTATCCGCTCAGACAGTAACCGGGTGATCCGCCTGCGGGATATTGGATACGCGGTTTTAGGATCGGCCAACGAGGAAACCATATTTAAGGAATCGGGCGTACCCATGATCGGTTTGGCCATTGTTCCGCAGCCGGGCGCCAATTATGTGCAAATAGCCAAGGATTTTTATAAACGCCTTGACCAGATTAAGAAAGATCTTCCACCCGATATTTCGGTAAAGGTAGCTCTGGATAATACCCGATTCATTAACCAGTCCATATCTGAGGTGCAGGAAACGCTCATTGTTTCGTTCGTGCTGGTGGTAATCATCATCTATCTGTTCTTCCGCGACTGGCTTATTGCTTTCCGTCCGCTGATCGATATACCGGTATCATTGATAGGGGCTTTCTTTATCATGTATATTTTTGGTTTTTCCATTAATATATTAACCCTGCTGGGTATCGTGCTGGCAACGGGCCTGGTGGTTGATGACGGTATTGTAGTAACGGAGAATATATATAAGAAGGTAGAAGCCGGTATGGCAATCCGTAAGGCTGCCTTTGAGGGGTCGGCCGAGATCTTTTTCGCGGTGGTATCTACCTCGGTTACGCTGGCAGCAGTGTTTTTACCCATAGTGTTCTTACAAGGTTTTACGGGCCGTTTATTCCGTGAATTTGCGGTAGTAGTGGCCGGAGCGGTATTAATATCGGCATTTGTATCTCTGTCGTTAACACCAATGCTTAATGTTAAGCTGATCCGCAAAAGCAATAAAAAATCAAAATTCTACGAAAAAACCGAGCCGTTCTTTGTGAACATGACCAACTCTTATACAGAAACGCTGGTTAAGTTCATGAAAGTACGCTGGGTATCATTCGTGATCCTGGCTGTATCGCTTATACTTATAGGGGTTTTGGTAAGGATTATACCCTCTGAGCTTGCCCCGCTTGACGACCGCAGTTTGCTGCGTTACAGCGTAACGGGATCTGAAGGTGCTACTTATGAGTATATGACCAGGTATATGGATAAGGTAGCCAAGCTGGTTGATGATTCTATACCCGAAGCAACGGTTAATTTTGAGATTGTTTCGCCGTCATTCGGCGGAAGGGGTGCCAATACAGGTTTTGGGCGGGTAGGGCTCGTTCCTCCCGATGAGCGTGTCCGCACCCAGCAGCAACTGGCCGATTGGCTAAATAAAAAACTAAGCAAAATGCCCGATGCCCGTGCTATTGTGGTACAAGAGCAAACCATAAGCGGTGGCGGTAGCGGGTCAAAAACATCATTGCCGGTACAGTATGTAATTCAGAACCAGGATTTTGAAAAAATAAGGGCTGTGCTTCCGAAATTTTTTGCCGAGGTTTCCAAAAGCCCTGTTTTCCAGGGAACGGATGTGGATCTTAAATTTACCAAGCCCGAACTGCGTGTAACTACCGACCGTGACAGGGCGCGGGACCTGGGCGTATCGGTTGATGATATTGCTCAAACCTTACAATTGTATTATAGTGCCGGACGCTTAGATTATTTTTTAATAAACGGAAAACAATACCAGGTAATTGCCCAGGTTGACCGCGCCAACCGCGATCAGCCACTTGATCTTAAATCAATTTACCTGCGTAGTACTAAAGGCGGTTTGGTACAGTTGGATAACGTGGTAAAGGTTTCTGAAGCGGCAACCCCGCCGGCTATTTATCACTTTAACCGGTATAAGTCGGCAACCATATCGGCAGGTTTGGCCCCTGGCCGAACTGTAGGCGATGGCATTAAAGAGATGGACCGTATAGCCGCAAGCATGCTCGATGAAACATTCAGTACAGCGCTCAGCGGCCCATCACGTGACTATGCCGAAGGTTCATCAAACATATTGTTCGCTTTTGGCTTTGCGCTGTTATTGATCTACCTGGTACTTGCTGCCCAGTTTGAAAGTTTTATGGACCCCTTTATAGTGATGCTAACTGTACCTCTGGCTATTTCGGGAGCGTTTATATCCCTATGGCTATTTAACCAAACACTCAATATCTTCAGCGAGATCGGGATCATAACCCTGGTAGGACTGGTAACTAAAAACGGTATCCTTATTGTGGAGTTCGCCAACCAGCGTATGGAACATGGCGTAGCCAAATACGAAGCCGCTATTGAGGCCGCCACCGCACGTTTACGCCCTATATTAATGACCAGTTTGGCGGTGGTACTGGGTTCGGTTCCAATCGCTTTCGCGTTGGGTGCTGGCGCAAAAAGCCGTGTGTCGTTAGGTATTGTAATTATGGGTGGTATGCTATTCTCCCTGGTGCTTACGCTCTATATTATCCCGCTCATGTATGTGATATTTGCTTCAAAAACCCGTGTCGATCCCGATCATTTACCGGAAGATGTGGCTGTCGAAGAAGAAAAAACACCTAACCTTATTGAAAACTTTTAA
- a CDS encoding TolC family protein: MISKKIAFFIFCSIAFSATAWAQDVPMLTLKDAVEIALKNNYNIKLSQNNSTIAANNVTLGNAGILPQLAGNFSTSSSRQKTKQTRNDGTVNNINAHNSNNSYGVNLNWTVFDGFNMFATYDQLKTLDTLGAIRLKDTIQTTIANVITTYYDLISQAEQIKALKGAIDISRTQLHYATDKFSVGRASRLDVLNAQVNLNTDTANLVTQYQQFKTIKIQLNQLLIRDLQTDFSVADTILVDDKLTLAEIINSAQLQNPAILSAQINKRLAEINLKQVRSTRYPQVGVTSGYTFSNSTTPAGFTLSQNVHGLNYGLTATINIFDGFNQNRREKNAKIQIDNANISAKQTRLSVEAQINNFFVSYLSGLDLIKLGQANVVIAKKNLDISLEKYKLGNITPLEIREAQRNYLDAQSKFFVAQYQSKLAEVTLKQITSSININ; the protein is encoded by the coding sequence ATGATCTCTAAAAAAATTGCTTTCTTTATTTTTTGCAGTATAGCTTTTAGCGCGACGGCATGGGCGCAGGACGTACCCATGCTTACGCTAAAAGACGCGGTAGAGATAGCCTTGAAAAACAACTATAATATAAAGTTGTCGCAAAACAACTCCACTATTGCGGCAAACAATGTAACCCTGGGTAACGCAGGTATATTACCACAGCTTGCAGGTAATTTTTCAACCAGCAGCAGCAGGCAAAAAACCAAACAAACACGTAATGATGGCACCGTTAATAACATCAATGCCCATAACTCCAATAACAGTTACGGCGTAAACCTAAACTGGACTGTTTTTGACGGGTTTAACATGTTTGCCACTTATGATCAGTTAAAAACGCTTGATACCCTGGGTGCCATAAGGTTAAAAGACACCATTCAAACTACCATTGCCAACGTAATTACTACTTATTACGATCTGATAAGTCAAGCCGAACAGATAAAGGCCCTTAAAGGTGCTATTGATATTTCGCGCACCCAGCTGCATTACGCAACTGATAAATTTAGCGTAGGCCGGGCTTCAAGACTTGATGTATTAAACGCCCAGGTAAATCTAAACACCGATACGGCCAACCTGGTTACGCAGTATCAGCAGTTTAAGACTATTAAAATCCAGCTCAATCAGTTACTGATCCGTGATCTGCAAACTGATTTTTCTGTTGCCGATACCATTCTTGTTGATGATAAGCTAACGCTGGCCGAAATAATTAACAGCGCTCAGCTGCAAAATCCGGCAATTTTATCAGCGCAAATCAATAAACGTTTGGCCGAGATTAACTTAAAACAGGTACGCTCAACCCGGTATCCACAGGTTGGTGTAACATCTGGCTATACGTTTTCAAACAGCACAACACCCGCTGGTTTTACCTTGTCGCAAAACGTACATGGATTAAACTACGGACTAACGGCTACTATCAACATTTTTGATGGCTTTAACCAGAACAGGCGCGAAAAGAATGCTAAAATACAAATAGACAATGCCAATATCAGCGCAAAACAAACCCGGTTGTCTGTTGAAGCACAGATCAATAATTTTTTTGTAAGTTACTTATCCGGTCTTGATCTCATTAAACTGGGGCAGGCTAACGTGGTTATCGCGAAAAAGAATCTTGATATATCATTAGAGAAATATAAACTGGGTAACATCACCCCTCTTGAAATAAGGGAAGCGCAGCGCAATTACCTTGACGCACAATCGAAGTTTTTTGTTGCCCAATATCAGTCAAAACTTGCTGAAGTAACTTTAAAACAGATCACCAGCAGCATAAATATTAATTAA
- a CDS encoding response regulator — protein sequence MLNPYKTCLLIDDNYIDNFVTRRILESSNFAEQIIVKQSPAEAISSLSDGSIKPDVIFLDIRMPLMNGFEFLQEYDLLSIDKENIKIFMLSSSLDPTDMKESLGNKYITQFIHKPLTTKALQEICQ from the coding sequence ATGTTAAATCCCTACAAAACCTGTTTGTTAATTGATGATAACTACATCGACAATTTTGTTACGCGCAGGATTTTGGAAAGCAGTAATTTTGCCGAACAGATTATTGTAAAACAATCGCCGGCTGAGGCTATTTCTTCCCTTAGTGATGGCAGCATTAAACCCGATGTCATATTTTTGGATATTCGTATGCCCCTGATGAATGGATTTGAGTTTTTGCAGGAATATGACTTGCTTTCAATTGATAAAGAGAACATTAAAATATTTATGCTTTCTTCATCCCTCGACCCTACTGATATGAAGGAATCATTGGGGAACAAATACATAACCCAGTTCATTCATAAGCCACTAACCACTAAAGCGCTCCAAGAAATTTGTCAATGA
- a CDS encoding BadF/BadG/BcrA/BcrD ATPase family protein, with amino-acid sequence MILVADSGSSKTDWLLSTRGQELISFQTSGLNPYFLTEKEITKIIQDQVPEMVAHAADVEEIYFFGAGCSSPDRHEIVSNAISQLFNKAFISVDSDLLGCAYATCGYEKGICCVLGTGSNISYFDGENIHDGQHGLGFVLGDEGSGTWFGKTLITDFLYGNMPADINQEFDKAYTINKEIVIKNVYQKPNANTYLASFSKFISEIKTTPYGQALLEKGLVEFIDTNIKSYPEYHRYKCHFVGSIAYSFIGELTELCHQHGVKTGKIIKQPINDLMAFILKRNGL; translated from the coding sequence ATGATTTTAGTTGCCGATAGCGGATCTTCAAAAACAGACTGGCTGCTTAGCACCCGCGGGCAGGAATTGATATCTTTCCAAACCTCCGGATTAAACCCGTATTTTTTAACAGAAAAAGAGATAACTAAAATAATACAGGACCAAGTGCCAGAAATGGTAGCCCATGCTGCCGATGTTGAAGAAATATATTTTTTTGGCGCCGGCTGCTCGAGTCCCGACAGGCATGAAATTGTTTCGAACGCCATAAGCCAGCTATTTAACAAAGCATTTATAAGTGTTGATAGCGATTTGTTAGGTTGCGCTTACGCCACCTGCGGATATGAAAAAGGCATTTGCTGTGTATTGGGAACGGGTTCAAACATTTCTTATTTTGATGGCGAAAATATACATGACGGCCAGCATGGCCTGGGTTTTGTTTTAGGAGATGAGGGCTCGGGCACATGGTTCGGGAAAACGCTGATCACCGATTTTTTATATGGTAATATGCCTGCCGATATTAACCAGGAGTTTGACAAAGCCTACACCATCAATAAAGAAATTGTGATCAAAAATGTTTATCAAAAACCTAATGCCAATACCTACCTGGCCTCTTTCTCAAAGTTTATAAGCGAAATAAAAACGACACCATACGGTCAGGCCCTGTTAGAAAAAGGATTGGTAGAGTTTATTGACACCAACATCAAATCGTACCCTGAATACCATCGTTACAAATGTCATTTTGTAGGCTCCATAGCTTACTCGTTTATCGGCGAATTGACCGAACTATGCCACCAGCATGGTGTAAAAACGGGAAAGATCATTAAACAACCCATTAATGATTTGATGGCTTTTATCCTGAAAAGGAACGGGCTGTAG